From Camelina sativa cultivar DH55 chromosome 7, Cs, whole genome shotgun sequence, one genomic window encodes:
- the LOC104702540 gene encoding filament-like plant protein 1 isoform X3, with protein sequence MEKRKRESSERSFGESESVSSLSEKDSQIHPESTMESHDDEIQSSTVSLEEETENEDLKDSIRTLTEKLSAALANVSAKDDLVKQHVKVAEEAVAGWEKAENEVVELKEKLETADDKTRVLEDRVSHLDGALKECVRQLRQARDEQEHLIQDAVNERTKELQTSKTSLENQILEAATKSEELSQMAESVAKENVVLRHELLARCQELEIRTIERDLSTQAAETASKQQLDSIRKVAKLEAECRKLRMLAKSSASFNDHRSIDSHSDGGERMDVSCSDSWASSTLIEKRSLQGTSSSIELDLMGDFLEMERLVALPETPDENGKSGPESVTEEAVVHIENLLAAEIEVLTSRTKELEEKLEKIEAEKNELESEVKHNREEAVAHLEKSLAAEIEVLTCRIKQLEEKLEKLEAEKDELESEVKGNREVESTLRFELEAIACDKTELYDKLEKMEAEKAELQISFDIIKDKYKESQVCLQEIETKLEEIQTEMKLVNELKAEVESQIIAMEAEVITKCAKIESLEEDMKKERFASDELRRKCEVLEEEVVSLHQENAIKSENIEPKIKQT encoded by the exons ATGGAGAAACGGAAGAGAGAGTCATCTGAGAGAAGCTTTGGTGAATCAGAGTCAGTGTCTTCACTATCTGAGAAGGATTCTCAAATTCAT CCTGAGAGCACAATGGAGTCTCATGATGATGAGATACAATCATCAACAGTTTCTTTGGAGGAAGAAACTGAAAATGAGGATTTGAAAGATAGCATAAGGACCTTGACTGAGAAACTTTCAGCTGCTCTTGCTAATGTAAGTGCTAAAGATGATCTGGTGAAGCAACATGTCAAAGTCGCTGAAGAAGCTGTCGCTG GGTGGGAGAAAGCTGAGAATGAAGTGGTTGAGTTGAAGGAGAAGCTTGAGACTGCTGATGATAAGACTAGAGTGTTGGAAGATAGAGTAAGCCATCTTGATGGAGCTTTAAAGGAGTGTGTTAGACAGTTAAGGCAAGCAAGAGATGAACAAGAGCACCTAATTCAAGACGCTGTGAACGAGCGAACCAAGGAGTTGCAGACCTCTAAAACCAGCCTTGAGAACCAGATTCTTGAAGCTGCAACCAAGTCTGAGGAGCTTAGCCAAATGGCGGAATCCGTGGCGAAAGAAAACGTGGTGTTGAGACATGAGCTTCTTGCACGATGCCAAGAGCTAGAGATCAGAACGATTGAGAGGGATTTAAGCACCCAGGCAGCTGAAACCGCTAGCAAGCAGCAGTTAGATAGCATTAGGAAAGTGGCGAAACTCGAGGCTGAGTGCAGGAAGCTTCGTATGTTGGCCAAATCATCAGCTTCGTTTAACGATCATCGATCTATAGATAGTCATTCCGATGGAGGGGAGAGAATGGATGTAAGCTGCTCAGATTCATGGGCATCATCCACATTGATTGAAAAGAGAAGCCTTCAGGGAACTTCCTCTTCCATTGAACTTGATCTCATGGGTGATTTTCTTGAGATGGAACGTCTTGTAGCATTGCCTGAGACACCAGATGAGAACGGTAAGAGTGGACCTGAGTCAGTGACAGAAGAGGCTGTTGTTCATATAGAGAACTTGTTGGCTGCTGAAATAGAAGTTTTGACTTCTCGAACTAAGGAACTTGAAGAGAAATTGGAGAAGATAGAAGCGGAGAAAAATGAGCTTGAAAGTGAAGTTAAACATAACAGAGAAGAGGCTGTTGCTCACTTAGAGAAATCGTTAGCTGCTGAAATAGAAGTATTGACTTGCCGAATTAAGCAACTTGAAGAAAAGTTAGAGAAGTTGGAAGCAGAGAAAGATGAGCTCGAAAGTGAAGTTAAAGGTAACAGAGAAGTGGAGAGCACATTGAGATTTGAGCTCGAAGCTATTGCTTGTGATAAAACGGAGCTTTACGATAAGTTGGAGAAGATGGAGGCTGAGAAAGCTGAGTTGCAAATATCTTTTGACATAATCAAAGATAAGTATAAAGAATCTCAAGTTTGTCTGCAAGAAATTGAGACGAAGCTGGAGGAGATACAAACGGAGATGAAACTGGTTAACGAACTAAAAGCAGAAGTTGAATCTCAAATCATCGCCATGGAGGCAGAGGTAATAACTAAATGCGCAAAGATCGAATCATTGGAAGAAGACATGAAAAAAGAGAGGTTTGCTTCTGATGAGCTTAGAAGAAAATGTGAGGTTCTTGAAGAAGAGGTCGTCTCTCTCCATCAAGAGAACGCCATCAAGAGTGAAAATATAGAACCCAAGATCAAACAG ACATAG
- the LOC104702540 gene encoding filament-like plant protein 1 isoform X1, whose protein sequence is MEKRKRESSERSFGESESVSSLSEKDSQIHPESTMESHDDEIQSSTVSLEEETENEDLKDSIRTLTEKLSAALANVSAKDDLVKQHVKVAEEAVAGWEKAENEVVELKEKLETADDKTRVLEDRVSHLDGALKECVRQLRQARDEQEHLIQDAVNERTKELQTSKTSLENQILEAATKSEELSQMAESVAKENVVLRHELLARCQELEIRTIERDLSTQAAETASKQQLDSIRKVAKLEAECRKLRMLAKSSASFNDHRSIDSHSDGGERMDVSCSDSWASSTLIEKRSLQGTSSSIELDLMGDFLEMERLVALPETPDENGKSGPESVTEEAVVHIENLLAAEIEVLTSRTKELEEKLEKIEAEKNELESEVKHNREEAVAHLEKSLAAEIEVLTCRIKQLEEKLEKLEAEKDELESEVKGNREVESTLRFELEAIACDKTELYDKLEKMEAEKAELQISFDIIKDKYKESQVCLQEIETKLEEIQTEMKLVNELKAEVESQIIAMEAEVITKCAKIESLEEDMKKERFASDELRRKCEVLEEEVVSLHQENAIKSENIEPKIKQEDIETAAGKLANCQKTIASLGKQLQSLATLEDFLTDTPSIPMAANGVCSSSSNSESWKVHKNETFLTRNHPDSTKPTNGTSTSSSSAAAVVSVPVSSNRGSSEKNRNGFATVFTRSKDGIHLAI, encoded by the exons ATGGAGAAACGGAAGAGAGAGTCATCTGAGAGAAGCTTTGGTGAATCAGAGTCAGTGTCTTCACTATCTGAGAAGGATTCTCAAATTCAT CCTGAGAGCACAATGGAGTCTCATGATGATGAGATACAATCATCAACAGTTTCTTTGGAGGAAGAAACTGAAAATGAGGATTTGAAAGATAGCATAAGGACCTTGACTGAGAAACTTTCAGCTGCTCTTGCTAATGTAAGTGCTAAAGATGATCTGGTGAAGCAACATGTCAAAGTCGCTGAAGAAGCTGTCGCTG GGTGGGAGAAAGCTGAGAATGAAGTGGTTGAGTTGAAGGAGAAGCTTGAGACTGCTGATGATAAGACTAGAGTGTTGGAAGATAGAGTAAGCCATCTTGATGGAGCTTTAAAGGAGTGTGTTAGACAGTTAAGGCAAGCAAGAGATGAACAAGAGCACCTAATTCAAGACGCTGTGAACGAGCGAACCAAGGAGTTGCAGACCTCTAAAACCAGCCTTGAGAACCAGATTCTTGAAGCTGCAACCAAGTCTGAGGAGCTTAGCCAAATGGCGGAATCCGTGGCGAAAGAAAACGTGGTGTTGAGACATGAGCTTCTTGCACGATGCCAAGAGCTAGAGATCAGAACGATTGAGAGGGATTTAAGCACCCAGGCAGCTGAAACCGCTAGCAAGCAGCAGTTAGATAGCATTAGGAAAGTGGCGAAACTCGAGGCTGAGTGCAGGAAGCTTCGTATGTTGGCCAAATCATCAGCTTCGTTTAACGATCATCGATCTATAGATAGTCATTCCGATGGAGGGGAGAGAATGGATGTAAGCTGCTCAGATTCATGGGCATCATCCACATTGATTGAAAAGAGAAGCCTTCAGGGAACTTCCTCTTCCATTGAACTTGATCTCATGGGTGATTTTCTTGAGATGGAACGTCTTGTAGCATTGCCTGAGACACCAGATGAGAACGGTAAGAGTGGACCTGAGTCAGTGACAGAAGAGGCTGTTGTTCATATAGAGAACTTGTTGGCTGCTGAAATAGAAGTTTTGACTTCTCGAACTAAGGAACTTGAAGAGAAATTGGAGAAGATAGAAGCGGAGAAAAATGAGCTTGAAAGTGAAGTTAAACATAACAGAGAAGAGGCTGTTGCTCACTTAGAGAAATCGTTAGCTGCTGAAATAGAAGTATTGACTTGCCGAATTAAGCAACTTGAAGAAAAGTTAGAGAAGTTGGAAGCAGAGAAAGATGAGCTCGAAAGTGAAGTTAAAGGTAACAGAGAAGTGGAGAGCACATTGAGATTTGAGCTCGAAGCTATTGCTTGTGATAAAACGGAGCTTTACGATAAGTTGGAGAAGATGGAGGCTGAGAAAGCTGAGTTGCAAATATCTTTTGACATAATCAAAGATAAGTATAAAGAATCTCAAGTTTGTCTGCAAGAAATTGAGACGAAGCTGGAGGAGATACAAACGGAGATGAAACTGGTTAACGAACTAAAAGCAGAAGTTGAATCTCAAATCATCGCCATGGAGGCAGAGGTAATAACTAAATGCGCAAAGATCGAATCATTGGAAGAAGACATGAAAAAAGAGAGGTTTGCTTCTGATGAGCTTAGAAGAAAATGTGAGGTTCTTGAAGAAGAGGTCGTCTCTCTCCATCAAGAGAACGCCATCAAGAGTGAAAATATAGAACCCAAGATCAAACAG GAAGACATAGAAACAGCTGCAGGGAAACTTGCGAATTGTCAGAAAACAATAGCTTCACTGGGGAAGCAGCTGCAATCTCTTGCAACACTTGAAGATTTCTTAACCGATACACCGAGTATTCCAATGGCTGCAAACGGTGtgtgcagcagcagcagcaactcAGAGAGTTGGAAGGTTCACAAGAACGAAACTTTCCTGACGAGAAATCATCCAGATTCCACCAAACCAACTAACGGAACAtcaacttcctcttcttccgcGGCTGCTGTTGTTTCAGTGCCAGTTTCATCAAACCGAGGGAGTTCTGAGAAGAACCGCAATGGATTTGCAACGGTATTCACCAGAAGTAAAGATGGGATACATCTAGCGATTTAG
- the LOC104702540 gene encoding filament-like plant protein 1 isoform X2 produces MEKRKRESSERSFGESESVSSLSEKDSQIHPESTMESHDDEIQSSTVSLEEETENEDLKDSIRTLTEKLSAALANVSAKDDLVKQHVKVAEEAVAGWEKAENEVVELKEKLETADDKTRVLEDRVSHLDGALKECVRQLRQARDEQEHLIQDAVNERTKELQTSKTSLENQILEAATKSEELSQMAESVAKENVVLRHELLARCQELEIRTIERDLSTQAAETASKQQLDSIRKVAKLEAECRKLRMLAKSSASFNDHRSIDSHSDGGERMDVSCSDSWASSTLIEKRSLQGTSSSIELDLMGDFLEMERLVALPETPDENGKSGPESVTEEAVVHIENLLAAEIEVLTSRTKELEEKLEKIEAEKNELESEVKHNREEAVAHLEKSLAAEIEVLTCRIKQLEEKLEKLEAEKDELESEVKGNREVESTLRFELEAIACDKTELYDKLEKMEAEKAELQISFDIIKDKYKESQVCLQEIETKLEEIQTEMKLVNELKAEVESQIIAMEAEVITKCAKIESLEEDMKKERFASDELRRKCEVLEEEVVSLHQENAIKSENIEPKIKQVCLQT; encoded by the exons ATGGAGAAACGGAAGAGAGAGTCATCTGAGAGAAGCTTTGGTGAATCAGAGTCAGTGTCTTCACTATCTGAGAAGGATTCTCAAATTCAT CCTGAGAGCACAATGGAGTCTCATGATGATGAGATACAATCATCAACAGTTTCTTTGGAGGAAGAAACTGAAAATGAGGATTTGAAAGATAGCATAAGGACCTTGACTGAGAAACTTTCAGCTGCTCTTGCTAATGTAAGTGCTAAAGATGATCTGGTGAAGCAACATGTCAAAGTCGCTGAAGAAGCTGTCGCTG GGTGGGAGAAAGCTGAGAATGAAGTGGTTGAGTTGAAGGAGAAGCTTGAGACTGCTGATGATAAGACTAGAGTGTTGGAAGATAGAGTAAGCCATCTTGATGGAGCTTTAAAGGAGTGTGTTAGACAGTTAAGGCAAGCAAGAGATGAACAAGAGCACCTAATTCAAGACGCTGTGAACGAGCGAACCAAGGAGTTGCAGACCTCTAAAACCAGCCTTGAGAACCAGATTCTTGAAGCTGCAACCAAGTCTGAGGAGCTTAGCCAAATGGCGGAATCCGTGGCGAAAGAAAACGTGGTGTTGAGACATGAGCTTCTTGCACGATGCCAAGAGCTAGAGATCAGAACGATTGAGAGGGATTTAAGCACCCAGGCAGCTGAAACCGCTAGCAAGCAGCAGTTAGATAGCATTAGGAAAGTGGCGAAACTCGAGGCTGAGTGCAGGAAGCTTCGTATGTTGGCCAAATCATCAGCTTCGTTTAACGATCATCGATCTATAGATAGTCATTCCGATGGAGGGGAGAGAATGGATGTAAGCTGCTCAGATTCATGGGCATCATCCACATTGATTGAAAAGAGAAGCCTTCAGGGAACTTCCTCTTCCATTGAACTTGATCTCATGGGTGATTTTCTTGAGATGGAACGTCTTGTAGCATTGCCTGAGACACCAGATGAGAACGGTAAGAGTGGACCTGAGTCAGTGACAGAAGAGGCTGTTGTTCATATAGAGAACTTGTTGGCTGCTGAAATAGAAGTTTTGACTTCTCGAACTAAGGAACTTGAAGAGAAATTGGAGAAGATAGAAGCGGAGAAAAATGAGCTTGAAAGTGAAGTTAAACATAACAGAGAAGAGGCTGTTGCTCACTTAGAGAAATCGTTAGCTGCTGAAATAGAAGTATTGACTTGCCGAATTAAGCAACTTGAAGAAAAGTTAGAGAAGTTGGAAGCAGAGAAAGATGAGCTCGAAAGTGAAGTTAAAGGTAACAGAGAAGTGGAGAGCACATTGAGATTTGAGCTCGAAGCTATTGCTTGTGATAAAACGGAGCTTTACGATAAGTTGGAGAAGATGGAGGCTGAGAAAGCTGAGTTGCAAATATCTTTTGACATAATCAAAGATAAGTATAAAGAATCTCAAGTTTGTCTGCAAGAAATTGAGACGAAGCTGGAGGAGATACAAACGGAGATGAAACTGGTTAACGAACTAAAAGCAGAAGTTGAATCTCAAATCATCGCCATGGAGGCAGAGGTAATAACTAAATGCGCAAAGATCGAATCATTGGAAGAAGACATGAAAAAAGAGAGGTTTGCTTCTGATGAGCTTAGAAGAAAATGTGAGGTTCTTGAAGAAGAGGTCGTCTCTCTCCATCAAGAGAACGCCATCAAGAGTGAAAATATAGAACCCAAGATCAAACAGGTCTGTCTCCAAACTTAG